A stretch of Equus przewalskii isolate Varuska chromosome 11, EquPr2, whole genome shotgun sequence DNA encodes these proteins:
- the DEAF1 gene encoding deformed epidermal autoregulatory factor 1 homolog isoform X2: MEDSDSAAKQLGLAEAAAVAAAAAVAAAAAAAAGGEAEEPVLSRDEDSEEDGDSEAERETRRVTAVAVMAAEPGHMDMGAEALPGPDEAAAAAAFAEVTTVTVANVGASADNVFTTSVANAASLSGHVLSGRTALQIGDSLNTEKATLIVVHTDGSIVETTGLKGPAAPLTPGPQSPPTPLAPGQEKGGTKYNWDPSVYDSELPVRCRNISGTLYKNRLGSGGRGRCIKQGENWYSPTEFEAMAGRASSKDWKRSIRYAGRPLQCLIQDGILNPHAASCTCAACCDDMTLSGPVRLFVPYKRRKKENELPTTPVKKDSPKNIALLPATAATTFTVTPSGQITTSGALTFDRASTVEATAVISESPAQGDVFAGATVQEAGVQPPCRVGHPEPHYPGYQDSCQIAPFPEAALPTAHPKIVLTSLPALAVPPSTPTKGVPPTMVNGLEMSEQRSWLYLEEMVNSLLNTAQQLKTLFEQAKQASSYREAAVAQARAQADAERKEVWEDMQIQNDCHEEVYTHRSLEIRGTPCHAGPHLATPGHVRKYQEFAHPLVSLRPRHMEHWLRKIKSRVSPAELLGSSSWFPPSFEIFCHWFYKYASHPVSPSAPFPYECSVC; this comes from the exons ATGGAGGACTCGGACTCGGCCGCCAAGCAGCTGGGCCTGGCCgaggcggcggcggtggcggccgCGGCCGCtgtggcggcggcggccgcggccgcGGCGGGAGGCGAGGCAGAGGAGCCGGTGCTCAGCAGAGACGAGGACTCGGAAGAGGACGGGGACTCAGAGGCGGAGCGCGAGACGCGGCGGGTGACGGCCGTGGCGGTGATGGCCGCCGAGCCTGGGCACATGGACATGGGCGCCGAGGCCCTGCCCGGCCCCGACGaggccgccgcggccgccgccttCGCAG AGGTGACCACTGTGACGGTGGCTAACGTGGGTGCGTCTGCAGACAATGTCTTCACCACGTCAGTGGCGAACGCCGCCTCGCTCTCGGGACACGTTCTG TCTGGGAGGACAGCCCTTCAGATTGGGGACAGCCTGAACACTGAGAAAGCCACGCTGATTGTCGTGCACACGGATGGGAGCATCGTGGAAACCACCGGGCTGAAGGGGCCCGCCGCGCCTCTCACGCCAG GTCCTCAGTCTCCTCCAACTCCTCTGGCTCCTGGCCAAGAAAAAGGTGGCACCAAATACAACTGGGACCCGTCGGTGTACGACAGCGAGCTGCCCGTGCGGTGCCGGAACATCAGCGGCACGCTGTACAAGAACAGGCTCGGCTCAG GAGGCCGGGGGCGGTGCATTAAGCAGGGCGAGAACTGGTACAGTCCAACTGAGTTTGAAGCCATGGCAGGAAGAGCCAGCAGTAAGGACTGGAAGAGGAGCATTCGCTACGCAGGCAGGCCGCTGCAGTGCCTCATTCAG gacGGGATCCTAAACCCACACGCCGCCTCCTGCACCTGTGCCGCCTGCTGCGACGACATGACCCTG aGCGGCCCCGTCCGGCTCTTCGTCCCCTACAAGAGGCGCAAGAAGGAGAACGAGCTGCCCACCACCCCGGTGAAGAAGGACTCCCCCAAGAACATCGCGCTGCTTCCCGCCACCGCTGCCACCACCT TCACCGTGACCCCCTCAGGACAGATCACTACCTCTGGCGCTCTGACCTTTGACCGGGCATCCACTGTGGAGGCCACCGCCGTGATCTCGGAGAGTCCGGCCCAGGGTGACGTTTTCGCAGGAGCTACAG TCCAGGAAGCGGGCGTGCAGCCGCCGTGCCGGGTCGGCCATCCGGAGCCCCACTACCCCGGCTACCAGGACAGCTGTCAGATTGCGCCGTTCCCGGAAGCTGCGCTGCCAACGGCTCATCCCAAGATAG TGTTGACATCCCTGCCAGCCCTGGCCGTCCCGCCCTCTACCCCCACCAAAGGCGTCCCTCCCACGATGGTCAATGGGCTGGAGATGTCGGAGCAGCGGAGCTGGCTGTACCTGGAAGAGATGGTCAATTCCTTGCTCAATACCGCCCAGCAACTGAAGACGCTGTTCGAACAAGCCAAGCAGGCCAGCTCCTACCGGGAGGCCGCTGTGGCCCAGGCCAGAGCTCAGGCCGATGCGGAGCGGAAAGAG GTGTGGGAAGATATGCAGATACAGAATGACTGTCATGAAGAAGTTTACACTCACCGTTCCCTAGAAATAAGAGGCACGCCATGCCACGCTGGGCCACACTTGGCCACACCGGGCCACGTGAGGAAGTACCAG GAGTTCGCTCACCCTCTGGTGTCATTGAGGCCCAGGCACATGGAGCACTGGCTGCGGAAAATAAAGAGCAGAGTTAGCCCAGCTGAGCTCCTTGGATCTTCAAGTTGGTTTCCCCCCAGTTTTGAGATTTTCTGTCACTGGTTTTATAAATATGCTTCACACCCGGTTTCTCCCTCCGCCCCTTTCCCTTACGAGTGTTCTGTGTGCTGA
- the DEAF1 gene encoding deformed epidermal autoregulatory factor 1 homolog isoform X1, with amino-acid sequence MEDSDSAAKQLGLAEAAAVAAAAAVAAAAAAAAGGEAEEPVLSRDEDSEEDGDSEAERETRRVTAVAVMAAEPGHMDMGAEALPGPDEAAAAAAFAEVTTVTVANVGASADNVFTTSVANAASLSGHVLSGRTALQIGDSLNTEKATLIVVHTDGSIVETTGLKGPAAPLTPGPQSPPTPLAPGQEKGGTKYNWDPSVYDSELPVRCRNISGTLYKNRLGSGGRGRCIKQGENWYSPTEFEAMAGRASSKDWKRSIRYAGRPLQCLIQDGILNPHAASCTCAACCDDMTLSGPVRLFVPYKRRKKENELPTTPVKKDSPKNIALLPATAATTFTVTPSGQITTSGALTFDRASTVEATAVISESPAQGDVFAGATVQEAGVQPPCRVGHPEPHYPGYQDSCQIAPFPEAALPTAHPKIVLTSLPALAVPPSTPTKGVPPTMVNGLEMSEQRSWLYLEEMVNSLLNTAQQLKTLFEQAKQASSYREAAVAQARAQADAERKEHFEDGIRLLTSMASAVVCVLDLLHVVFLSACFKNLVLGASPLAQRLSSHTLLRRPRACRFGFRAWTYAPLVKPCCAVLRQLWPGGPERVHRLPQSQLLLHLLPAQGLERSPAHVRAVSGRHRSGRRSPRH; translated from the exons ATGGAGGACTCGGACTCGGCCGCCAAGCAGCTGGGCCTGGCCgaggcggcggcggtggcggccgCGGCCGCtgtggcggcggcggccgcggccgcGGCGGGAGGCGAGGCAGAGGAGCCGGTGCTCAGCAGAGACGAGGACTCGGAAGAGGACGGGGACTCAGAGGCGGAGCGCGAGACGCGGCGGGTGACGGCCGTGGCGGTGATGGCCGCCGAGCCTGGGCACATGGACATGGGCGCCGAGGCCCTGCCCGGCCCCGACGaggccgccgcggccgccgccttCGCAG AGGTGACCACTGTGACGGTGGCTAACGTGGGTGCGTCTGCAGACAATGTCTTCACCACGTCAGTGGCGAACGCCGCCTCGCTCTCGGGACACGTTCTG TCTGGGAGGACAGCCCTTCAGATTGGGGACAGCCTGAACACTGAGAAAGCCACGCTGATTGTCGTGCACACGGATGGGAGCATCGTGGAAACCACCGGGCTGAAGGGGCCCGCCGCGCCTCTCACGCCAG GTCCTCAGTCTCCTCCAACTCCTCTGGCTCCTGGCCAAGAAAAAGGTGGCACCAAATACAACTGGGACCCGTCGGTGTACGACAGCGAGCTGCCCGTGCGGTGCCGGAACATCAGCGGCACGCTGTACAAGAACAGGCTCGGCTCAG GAGGCCGGGGGCGGTGCATTAAGCAGGGCGAGAACTGGTACAGTCCAACTGAGTTTGAAGCCATGGCAGGAAGAGCCAGCAGTAAGGACTGGAAGAGGAGCATTCGCTACGCAGGCAGGCCGCTGCAGTGCCTCATTCAG gacGGGATCCTAAACCCACACGCCGCCTCCTGCACCTGTGCCGCCTGCTGCGACGACATGACCCTG aGCGGCCCCGTCCGGCTCTTCGTCCCCTACAAGAGGCGCAAGAAGGAGAACGAGCTGCCCACCACCCCGGTGAAGAAGGACTCCCCCAAGAACATCGCGCTGCTTCCCGCCACCGCTGCCACCACCT TCACCGTGACCCCCTCAGGACAGATCACTACCTCTGGCGCTCTGACCTTTGACCGGGCATCCACTGTGGAGGCCACCGCCGTGATCTCGGAGAGTCCGGCCCAGGGTGACGTTTTCGCAGGAGCTACAG TCCAGGAAGCGGGCGTGCAGCCGCCGTGCCGGGTCGGCCATCCGGAGCCCCACTACCCCGGCTACCAGGACAGCTGTCAGATTGCGCCGTTCCCGGAAGCTGCGCTGCCAACGGCTCATCCCAAGATAG TGTTGACATCCCTGCCAGCCCTGGCCGTCCCGCCCTCTACCCCCACCAAAGGCGTCCCTCCCACGATGGTCAATGGGCTGGAGATGTCGGAGCAGCGGAGCTGGCTGTACCTGGAAGAGATGGTCAATTCCTTGCTCAATACCGCCCAGCAACTGAAGACGCTGTTCGAACAAGCCAAGCAGGCCAGCTCCTACCGGGAGGCCGCTGTGGCCCAGGCCAGAGCTCAGGCCGATGCGGAGCGGAAAGAG cactttgaaGATGGCATTCGTCTTCTCACCTCCATGGCCTCAGCCGTCGTCTGTGTTCTTGATCTCCTACACGTAGTGTTTCTCTCTGCCTGCTTCAAGAACTtggttttgggggccagcccactggcgcAAcgattaagttcacatactctgcttcggcggcccagggcttgcaggtttggattccgggcatggacctatgcaccgcttgtcaagccatgctgtg
- the TMEM80 gene encoding transmembrane protein 80 isoform X3, with amino-acid sequence MAAARRGSTSSAMLSSVPLQMLLCLSGMCDSLYFLATLLMMTYKSQVFSYPHEYLVLDLTLLLLMGILEAVRLYFGTKGNLMEAEVPLATSLVLTAGSGLLCIYFLRWQTLVLWADLVLSAALLALHGLEAVLQVVAIASFVS; translated from the exons ATGGCGGCCGCGCGGAGAG GGAGCACCTCCTCTGCCATG CTCTCATCGGTCCCCCTTCAAAtgctgctctgcctcagtgggATGTGTGACTCCCTGTACTTCCTGGCGACACTCCTGATGATGACATATAAAA GTCAGGTTTTCAGTTATCCTCATGAGTACCTGGTCCTCGACCTGACTCTGCTCCTTCTGATGGGGATTCTGGAAGCAGTTCGGCTATACTTTG GCACCAAGGGTAACCTGATGGAGGCCGAAGTGCCCCTGGCCACCAGCCTGGTCCTCACGGCGGGCAGCGGCCTGCTGTGCATCTACTTCCTGCGCTGGCAGACCCTGGTGCTGTGGGCGGACTTGGTCCTTAGCGCCGCGCTCCTGGCACTCCACGGCCTGGAGGCCGTCCTGCAGGTGGTGGCCATCGCCAGCTTCGTCAGCTAG
- the TMEM80 gene encoding transmembrane protein 80 isoform X1 produces the protein MLSSVPLQMLLCLSGMCDSLYFLATLLMMTYKSQVFSYPHEYLVLDLTLLLLMGILEAVRLYFGTKGNLMEAEVPLATSLVLTAGSGLLCIYFLRWQTLVLWADLVLSAALLALHGLEAVLQVVAIASFVS, from the exons ATG CTCTCATCGGTCCCCCTTCAAAtgctgctctgcctcagtgggATGTGTGACTCCCTGTACTTCCTGGCGACACTCCTGATGATGACATATAAAA GTCAGGTTTTCAGTTATCCTCATGAGTACCTGGTCCTCGACCTGACTCTGCTCCTTCTGATGGGGATTCTGGAAGCAGTTCGGCTATACTTTG GCACCAAGGGTAACCTGATGGAGGCCGAAGTGCCCCTGGCCACCAGCCTGGTCCTCACGGCGGGCAGCGGCCTGCTGTGCATCTACTTCCTGCGCTGGCAGACCCTGGTGCTGTGGGCGGACTTGGTCCTTAGCGCCGCGCTCCTGGCACTCCACGGCCTGGAGGCCGTCCTGCAGGTGGTGGCCATCGCCAGCTTCGTCAGCTAG
- the TMEM80 gene encoding transmembrane protein 80 isoform X2 → MLLCLSGMCDSLYFLATLLMMTYKSQVFSYPHEYLVLDLTLLLLMGILEAVRLYFGTKGNLMEAEVPLATSLVLTAGSGLLCIYFLRWQTLVLWADLVLSAALLALHGLEAVLQVVAIASFVS, encoded by the exons AtgctgctctgcctcagtgggATGTGTGACTCCCTGTACTTCCTGGCGACACTCCTGATGATGACATATAAAA GTCAGGTTTTCAGTTATCCTCATGAGTACCTGGTCCTCGACCTGACTCTGCTCCTTCTGATGGGGATTCTGGAAGCAGTTCGGCTATACTTTG GCACCAAGGGTAACCTGATGGAGGCCGAAGTGCCCCTGGCCACCAGCCTGGTCCTCACGGCGGGCAGCGGCCTGCTGTGCATCTACTTCCTGCGCTGGCAGACCCTGGTGCTGTGGGCGGACTTGGTCCTTAGCGCCGCGCTCCTGGCACTCCACGGCCTGGAGGCCGTCCTGCAGGTGGTGGCCATCGCCAGCTTCGTCAGCTAG